One region of Gossypium raimondii isolate GPD5lz chromosome 6, ASM2569854v1, whole genome shotgun sequence genomic DNA includes:
- the LOC105774315 gene encoding uncharacterized protein LOC105774315, which produces MASEFGESASHSPQNPSCSSNNGNGDAGNFECNICFELAQDPIVTLCGHLFCWPCLYKWLHIHSRSRECPICKALIEEEQLVPLYGRGKSSTDPRSKSIPGVNIPNRPAGQRPETAPPPEPNQFPQNGFGFMGGLGGFAPMATARFGNFTLSAAFGGLIPSLFNLQVHGFPDAAMFGHAAGFPYGFSNLYHGGHAHGYHHHHHHHHHRQRTAQGQQDHYLKMLFLFIIVCVIFAMIYQ; this is translated from the coding sequence ATGGCAAGTGAGTTTGGGGAATCAGCGAGCCATTCGCCCCAAAATCCATCTTGCTCTAGTAACAATGGTAATGGTGATGCTGGTAACTTTGAGTGCAATATCTGCTTTGAATTAGCTCAAGATCCTATCGTTACTTTATGCGGGCATCTTTTCTGCTGGCCTTGCTTGTACAAATGGCTTCATATTCATTCCCGTTCTCGTGAATGTCCAATTTGTAAGGCCCTTATCGAGGAAGAACAATTGGTTCCTTTGTATGGAAGGGGGAAATCATCTACTGATCCTAGGTCTAAGTCTATCCCGGGTGTTAATATTCCAAATCGTCCAGCTGGACAGAGACCTGAGACGGCTCCTCCACCGGAACCAAATCAATTTCCCCAAAATGGTTTTGGATTCATGGGAGGGTTGGGAGGTTTTGCGCCAATGGCTACGGCTAGGTTCGGGAATTTCACACTGTCTGCAGCCTTTGGTGGTCTTATTCCATCTTTGTTTAACCTTCAAGTGCATGGATTTCCTGATGCGGCTATGTTTGGTCATGCTGCTGGGTTTCCGTATgggttttcaaatttatatcatGGTGGTCATGCTCATGGATATCATCACCACCATCACCACCACCATCATCGTCAGCGTACTGCACAAGGCCAGCAGGACCATTATCTGAAGATGCTGTTTCTGTTTATCATTGTTTGTGTTATCTTTGCAATGATCTATCAATAA
- the LOC105773727 gene encoding probable galacturonosyltransferase-like 1 produces MPKPQLLHFLHVLSFNVFAIAAVIATVTAATVTLQLKEAPQFYNSPDCPSITNIEDDPNGESSIFCSDQAVHVAVTLDSAYIRGSMAVTLSVLQHSSCPQNIVFHFVTSAATNVSFLHATISASFPYLNFQIYPFDDASVSRLISTSIRSALDCPLNYARSYLANLLPLCVTRVVYLDSDLILVDDIAKLAATPLGDNSVLAAPQYCNANFTSYFTTTFWSNPSLYLTFANRKPCYFNTGVMVMDLDRWRNGDYTTKIEEWMEIQKQMRIYELGSLPPFLLVFAGNIVPVDHRWNQHGLGGDNFRGLCRNLHPGPVSLLHWSGKGKPWARLDANRPCPLDALWAPYDLLQTPFVLDS; encoded by the coding sequence atgCCTAAACCACAACTCTTACATTTCCTCCATGTGTTATCCTTCAATGTGTTCGCCATTGCTGCCGTTATCGCCACCGTTACTGCCGCCACTGTAACGCTACAACTCAAGGAAGCCCCGCAATTCTATAATTCTCCGGATTGCCCTTCAATAACTAATATCGAAGACGACCCGAATGGTGAATCTTCCATTTTCTGCTCGGACCAAGCTGTTCATGTGGCGGTCACCCTTGACTCGGCTTACATTCGTGGCTCGATGGCCGTGACCCTTTCGGTCCTTCAACACTCCTCTTGCCCTCAGAACATTGTCTTCCACTTTGTCACCTCCGCTGCAACGAACGTGTCGTTCCTACATGCAACCATCTCTGCCTCCTTCCCTTACCTAAACTTTCAAATCTACCCTTTCGACGACGCCTCCGTTTCACGCCTTATCTCTACGTCCATTCGTTCGGCTTTAGACTGTCCTTTGAATTACGCTCGAAGCTACTTAGCTAACCTTCTCCCTTTATGTGTCACCCGAGTCGTGTACCTCGACTCGGACTTAATCCTTGTCGACGACATAGCTAAACTCGCCGCTACACCACTCGGAGACAACTCGGTGTTAGCCGCACCACAATATTGCAATGCAAACTTCACTTCTTACTTCACCACGACATTCTGGTCGAACCCTTCATTATATTTAACGTTCGCGAACCGTAAACCATGTTATTTTAACACCGGTGTAATGGTAATGGACCTCGATCGATGGAGAAACGGAGATTACACAACGAAAATCGAAGAATGGATGGAAATTCAAAAGCAGATGAGGATCTATGAATTAGGTTCATTGCCAccatttttattggtttttgcCGGGAACATAGTGCCGGTCGATCATCGGTGGAACCAACATGGCCTCGGCGGAGACAATTTCCGAGGTTTATGTCGGAATTTACATCCTGGTCCGGTTAGTCTTTTACATTGGAGTGGTAAAGGGAAGCCATGGGCAAGGCTTGATGCTAATAGGCCTTGTCCTTTGGATGCTTTATGGGCGCCTTATGATCTTTTGCAAACTCCATTTGTATTGGATTCTTGA
- the LOC105774845 gene encoding elongation of fatty acids protein 3-like, whose product MMQSLKYWLAEHPSIVNFRWSHTQSFGSTWSFLFAAIAVYIVAVITLHSFLSLILSKSRRIPLGPIPAIHSLSVSLISAVIFVGILYSAAAEIRDTRWFWRRTKTISTPFQWFLCFPLGTRPSGRVFFWSYVFYLSRFLHLFRTFFTILRHRKLTFFHLFNQSILLWMSFLWLEFSQSFQVLAILLATLLYSVVYGYRFWTAIGLPSACFPFVVNCQVVLLACNLISHFGVIFLHFLKGGCNGMGAWGFNSVLNGVILILFLNFYVKMHLRKKNVEDIDGNSNSSSSSSSSSSSSAHGCSRSDIKFE is encoded by the coding sequence ATGATGCAAAGCCTGAAATACTGGTTAGCAGAGCATCCATCAATCGTGAATTTCCGGTGGAGTCACACCCAATCATTTGGTTCAACGTGGTCATTCCTTTTCGCCGCCATCGCCGTTTACATCGTCGCCGTCATAACCCTCCACAGTTTCCTTTCCCTTATCCTCTCCAAAAGCCGACGTATCCCTCTCGGGCCAATCCCAGCCATCCATAGCCTCTCTGTTTCATTAATCTCCGCTGTCATTTTCGTCGGAATCCTTTACTCCGCCGCCGCTGAGATCCGCGACACACGCTGGTTCTGGCGCCGTACAAAAACAATCTCCACACCATTTCAATGGTTCCTTTGTTTCCCACTCGGTACTCGTCCTTCCGGCCGTGTATTCTTCTGGTCATACGTCTTTTATCTCTCCCGCTTCCTCCACCTCTTCCGTACATTCTTCACCATTCTCCGTCACCGGAAATTAACCTTCTTCCACTTATTCAACCAATCAATCCTCTTATGGATGTCCTTTTTATGGCTCGAATTCTCTCAATCATTCCAAGTCCTCGCCATTCTCTTAGCCACTCTCCTATACTCCGTCGTATACGGCTACCGTTTTTGGACGGCGATCGGTCTTCCGAGCGCCTGTTTCCCTTTCGTCGTCAATTGTCAAGTCGTCCTTTTAGCCTGTAACCTAATCTCCCATTTTGGTGTCATTTTCCTCCATTTTCTCAAAGGTGGATGTAACGGCATGGGAGCTTGGGGATTCAACTCCGTTCTAAACGGCGTCATTTTAATACTGTTCCTTAATTTCTACGTCAAAATGCATTTGAGAAAGAAGAACGTTGAAGACATTGATGGAAACAGCaattcttcatcatcatcatcatcttcttcttcttcttcagctCATGGATGTTCCAGGTCtgatataaaatttgaatga